GGTCGGCACGACGTTGGTAATCACTTTGTACGTTGTTCCATGCTTTCTTCACGTTTTCATCCTGCGTTACCAAACCGTTGTAACCGCTGCAGGCGCAGCCGCCAAATACCAGCAAAGCACCGAGTATTACAATGAGTGAAAGATTTTTGGATTTCATGGGTAATCTGTTTTTTTAGAGAATAAAGATATTGATTGCCCTTTCCTCCAACGGGAAATTTTATACCAGTCATCCCGTAGATTTACAATCGGCATTTTTACAGGATGTGTTTTTGGACAACCCTTTATTTGTAGCGATTATGTGTGGCAGATATTCTTTATTCACTCCCCTCCAAGAAGTAGAAATGCAACTGGCTGCCAAAGCGGTGGAATGGGAAAACTTTGAACCCCGCTACAATGCTGCACCTACGCAGCCCATGCCGGTGATTACCAACGAGTTTCCCGACATTATACAATACTACCGCTGGGGGCTGGTACCCCGCTGGGCAAGCGATGCTGCCATGGGTAGCAAAATGATGAATACACGTACTGAAAGCATACAAGAGAAGCCGGCATTCTTTAACATTTTTAAATATAAACGCTGCCTTGTACTGGCCGATGGCTACTACGAATGGAAGGCAGGTACCGACAGTACAAAAAAACCAACAAACAACCATACCGCTTTCACCTGCCGCACAACGAGCTGCTATTGCTGGCAGGTTTGTGGGATACCTGGCAAAACGGCTTGCAAACTTTTTCCATCATTACCTGCCCTGCCAATGCAGATGTAGCGCCTTATCATCACCGCATGCCCGTGCTGCTCACCCGTAAAGATGGAGCTACCTGGCTCAGCAGCAACAATACCACCGAATTGTTGCAACTGTTAAAACCTGCGCCATCAGGTGTGTTGCAATGCTATCCAATTCATACATTGCTCAACCGGGCCAGTTATGACCATCCCGATATTATCACACCCATGCAAATGCTGTTGTAAACACAGCGTGGCATGAACATAAAAACGATTGTATGAAAATAAGCTTCCATGGTGCCACCCGCACCGTTACCGGTTCGAAACATGTAGTGCACCTCAACGATGGCCGCAAACTCTTGCTCGATTGTGGCATGTTTCAGGGCATGGGCAAAGAAACCGAACCACTCAATCGCAACTTTGGTTTTGACCCCACCGATATTGATGCCGTTGTTTTGAGTCATGCGCATATCGACCACAGCGGGCTCTTGCCCAAGCTGGTACAAGAAGGCTATTTGAAAAGCATACACTGTACTCCGGCCACCAAAGATTTGGCTACCCTGCTGATGGAAGACAGCGCCGGCATACAGGCCAACGATATTAAGTTCATCAATAAACGGCGCAAGCAACAAGACAAACCACCACTGGAACCTTTGTATAGTGAAGACGATGCCAAAGCCGCTTCGGCCCTGCTGATTGAACATCCGTATCAGGAATGGTTTACCGTGATGAAAGATGTGGAGTGTATGTTTACAGATGCCGGCCACATTATTGGCAGTGCTTGTGTGCACTTGCGCATACAAGAAGATGGTGAAACCAAACACCTCACTTTTAGTGGTGATATTGGCCGCTACCGCGATGCCATTTTGCGCAGCCCCGAAACATTTCCACAGGCCGATTATATCATTATGGAAAGCACCTATGGCAATAGCTTGCACGATGATGTTTTTTCATCGGTAGATGTATTGCTGAAATGGGTGACAGAAACCTGCCTGAAGAAAAAAGGCAAACTGATTATACCTGCATTTAGTGTGGGCCGCACCCAGGAGATTTTATATTTCCTCAACCAGTTGGAACTGGAAAAACGCCTGCCACCGGTTGATTATTTTGTAGACAGTCCGCTGAGCAGCGAAGCGACACATGTGGTAAAAAGCCATCCTGAAAACTACAACGAAACAGTACAGGAAGTATTGAAAACCGATCGGGATCCATTTAAGTTTAAAGGCTTGCATTTTATAGGCAGTGCCGAAGAAAGCAAGCAGCTCAACTTTCGACGTGAACCCTGCGTCATCATTAGTGCCAGCGGCATGGCCGAAGCTGGCAGGGTAAAGCACCACATCAGCAACAACATAGAAAATAGCCGCAATACCATTTTACTTGTTGGCTACTGCGAACCGCATTCGCTGGGTGGCCGCTTGAAACATCGCCCCAAAGAAGTAAACATTTTTGGCATGCCACACGAAGTGCATGCCGAAATTGGTGAAATGCGCAGCATGAGTGCACACGGCGATTACGACGATATGTTGCAGTGGCTATCGTGTCAGGATACAGCCAAAATACAGCGGCTGTTTTTGGTGCATGGCGAGTACGATGTGCAATTGCAATTTGCAGAGAGGCTGCGCCGCAAAGGCTTCAAAAACGTAGTGATACCTGAGCAACACAGTGCTCATGTGTTGTAAATAAGATTACCCTTCTTCAGCAGTTTCTTCATCGTGTGGTGTTATAAACTCATCGTAGTAAATGCGTACCAGCATGATGAAGAGACTGATGAGCAGCGGGCCAAAGATGAGCCCCAAAAATCCAAAGAGATTTAAACCGATAATAACGCCAAATACGGTTATCAATGGGTGAATATCGGCCATGTATTTCTGCAATACAAAGCGGAACACATTATCGCTGCCGCCAATTACCACCAGACCCCAAAAAATAAGCCAGTAACCATTGTTGGTATCACCATTGGCAAAGGTGAGAATGGTAAGCGGCACCCAGGCCGCCATGGTACCCACAAAAGGTATGACTGAAGCAATGCCTGTAATAACCCCCCACAGCACCGGCTTATCTATACCAAACATGTAATAGCCGATCATGGCTACAATACCTTGTACTGCTCCCAACACAGGTATTCCCACCGTATTGCTTACCACTACTTCTCTCACCTCATTCAGCAAGCGGGAAGTGTTGGTATGCTTGAGTGGCAGATTGCCTCGTACCCAGCGTTCCATCTCACCATTTTTCACCAGCATGAAATAGAGGATGAAATACATGATGAACAAATTGGTAAGGGTGTTGAGTGTAGCACTAATCATGGAGCCACCCATGCTGGCAATAGCAGCCGGTATTCTCTTTACCGCATCTGTACTCAAAATATCTAAGTTGTATTGATCATGCAGGTAATGGTCAATGCTATGCACAGAGGCTTCGAGTTTAGACGTGTCTTGCAGTAAAGGTTTTACAGCATCAATCAACACATTTACCACCCATGCCAGCGGAAAAACTATGACCACCAATGACAGCAGCATCATGAGAACAGCCACCAGAATGACGTTCCATTTTTTTTGATACACCAGATAAAACAACGGAAGCCGCATAAGCATGTACAAGGCCAATGCCCCCATAAATGCGCCGAGCATAAAGCTCATTTGCTGGTACAACAAAAAGCCCAATCCAATGACAATCAGCAACAACAAAATTTGCCGAATGACTTTAGGATGGATTTGATTGGGATGCAGCATACAGAGGTTTAGCTCAAACCTACACCTTCCGTCAAAAGAAACCAAAATCAGCGTTTTGTATGGGCAATTCTCTTTTCTTTGTCGCTCATTTCTACACGCTATGAACAACCGTCCTGACATTTTTCAATCTGTCGAAGCGCAACTTACCGACGCAGGTTTTACCATCAGCAGTAAAGATTTTGACAGACCGTGGGGTGGCTTTTTTGTCATCAACGAAGCCGAAGCCGACAAGTTTATTGAAACCTATTTTCCGGGCTATACCAAAGAGCAATTGATGATTGGCGAAAAGCTGAGTCCCAAATTTTTGGTGGTAGCACCCAATAAAAGATTGAGCTGGCAATACCATTTTCGCCGTGCCGAAATCTGGCGTGTGGTGAGTGGTCCGGTGAAAGTGGCCATCAGCGAAACCGATGAAGAAACACCCGGCGACTTTTACCAGGATGGCGATATTATTGTACTGAAAAAAGGCACCCGT
The Phnomibacter ginsenosidimutans genome window above contains:
- a CDS encoding SOS response-associated peptidase, whose protein sequence is MEGRYRQYKKTNKQPYRFHLPHNELLLLAGLWDTWQNGLQTFSIITCPANADVAPYHHRMPVLLTRKDGATWLSSNNTTELLQLLKPAPSGVLQCYPIHTLLNRASYDHPDIITPMQMLL
- a CDS encoding MBL fold metallo-hydrolase; its protein translation is MKISFHGATRTVTGSKHVVHLNDGRKLLLDCGMFQGMGKETEPLNRNFGFDPTDIDAVVLSHAHIDHSGLLPKLVQEGYLKSIHCTPATKDLATLLMEDSAGIQANDIKFINKRRKQQDKPPLEPLYSEDDAKAASALLIEHPYQEWFTVMKDVECMFTDAGHIIGSACVHLRIQEDGETKHLTFSGDIGRYRDAILRSPETFPQADYIIMESTYGNSLHDDVFSSVDVLLKWVTETCLKKKGKLIIPAFSVGRTQEILYFLNQLELEKRLPPVDYFVDSPLSSEATHVVKSHPENYNETVQEVLKTDRDPFKFKGLHFIGSAEESKQLNFRREPCVIISASGMAEAGRVKHHISNNIENSRNTILLVGYCEPHSLGGRLKHRPKEVNIFGMPHEVHAEIGEMRSMSAHGDYDDMLQWLSCQDTAKIQRLFLVHGEYDVQLQFAERLRRKGFKNVVIPEQHSAHVL
- a CDS encoding AI-2E family transporter produces the protein MLHPNQIHPKVIRQILLLLIVIGLGFLLYQQMSFMLGAFMGALALYMLMRLPLFYLVYQKKWNVILVAVLMMLLSLVVIVFPLAWVVNVLIDAVKPLLQDTSKLEASVHSIDHYLHDQYNLDILSTDAVKRIPAAIASMGGSMISATLNTLTNLFIMYFILYFMLVKNGEMERWVRGNLPLKHTNTSRLLNEVREVVVSNTVGIPVLGAVQGIVAMIGYYMFGIDKPVLWGVITGIASVIPFVGTMAAWVPLTILTFANGDTNNGYWLIFWGLVVIGGSDNVFRFVLQKYMADIHPLITVFGVIIGLNLFGFLGLIFGPLLISLFIMLVRIYYDEFITPHDEETAEEG
- a CDS encoding phosphoheptose isomerase; translated protein: MNNRPDIFQSVEAQLTDAGFTISSKDFDRPWGGFFVINEAEADKFIETYFPGYTKEQLMIGEKLSPKFLVVAPNKRLSWQYHFRRAEIWRVVSGPVKVAISETDEETPGDFYQDGDIIVLKKGTRHRLIGAPDNYGVVAEIWQHTDPQQPSDEDDIIRLQDDFGRSPL